In Streptomyces seoulensis, the following are encoded in one genomic region:
- a CDS encoding ABC transporter ATP-binding protein, which produces MLIRLLRTCLRPYKKPIALLVVLQLLQTSATLYLPTLNAHIIDNGVVKGDTGYILSFGALMIGISLVQVVCNIGAVYFGARTASALGRDLRGAVFDRVQSFSSRELGHFGAPSLITRTTNDVQQVQMLVLMTFTLLVSAPIMCVGGIVLALGLDVPLSAVLIAVVPVLGICVMLIVRRLRPLFRAMQTRLDTVNRVLREQITGNRVIRAFVRDEYEHGRFGKANGDLTEMQLATGRMLALMFPMVMTVVNVSSIAVVWFGAHRIDSGGMQIGDLTAFLAYLMQIVMSVMMATFMFMMVPRAEVCAERIQEVLGTESSVVPPVAPVTELRGRGHLEIRNAGFRYPGAEEPVLRSIDLVARAGETTAVIGSTGSGKSTLLGLVPRLFDATEGEVLVDGVDVREADPALLARTVSMVPQKPYLFAGTVGSNLRYGKPDATDDELWAALETAQAKEFVERLEGGLEAPISQGGTNVSGGQRQRLAIARTLVQRPEIYLFDDSFSALDYATDAALRAALGRETADATVVIVAQRVATIRDADRIIVLDEGRVVGSGRHHELMAGNETYREIVLSQLTEAEAA; this is translated from the coding sequence GTGCTCATACGACTTCTGCGGACCTGTCTCAGGCCCTACAAGAAACCCATCGCCCTGCTGGTGGTGCTCCAGCTCCTCCAGACCAGCGCCACGCTGTACCTGCCCACCCTCAACGCGCACATCATCGACAACGGTGTCGTGAAGGGTGACACGGGTTACATCCTGTCGTTCGGCGCCCTGATGATCGGCATCTCGCTGGTCCAGGTCGTCTGCAACATCGGTGCCGTGTACTTCGGCGCCCGTACCGCCTCCGCGCTCGGCCGGGACCTGCGCGGCGCGGTCTTCGACCGGGTGCAGTCCTTCTCCTCGCGGGAGCTGGGCCACTTCGGCGCGCCGTCGCTGATCACCCGCACCACCAATGACGTGCAGCAGGTCCAGATGCTGGTCCTGATGACGTTCACCCTGCTGGTGTCGGCGCCCATCATGTGCGTCGGCGGCATCGTGCTGGCCCTCGGCCTGGACGTGCCGCTGTCCGCCGTGCTGATCGCGGTGGTGCCGGTGCTGGGCATCTGCGTGATGCTGATCGTGCGCCGGCTGCGGCCGCTGTTCCGGGCGATGCAGACCCGGCTGGACACCGTGAACCGGGTGCTGCGCGAGCAGATCACCGGCAACCGCGTGATCCGTGCCTTCGTCCGCGACGAGTACGAGCACGGGCGGTTCGGGAAGGCCAACGGCGACCTGACCGAGATGCAGCTCGCCACCGGCCGGATGCTGGCGTTGATGTTCCCGATGGTGATGACCGTGGTGAACGTGTCGTCCATCGCGGTGGTGTGGTTCGGCGCACACCGGATCGACAGCGGCGGGATGCAGATCGGTGACCTGACCGCGTTCCTGGCCTATCTGATGCAGATCGTCATGTCCGTGATGATGGCCACCTTCATGTTCATGATGGTGCCGCGCGCGGAGGTGTGTGCCGAGCGCATCCAGGAGGTGCTGGGCACCGAGTCCAGCGTCGTGCCGCCGGTGGCCCCGGTCACCGAGCTGCGCGGGCGCGGACACCTGGAGATCCGGAACGCCGGCTTCCGCTATCCGGGGGCCGAGGAGCCGGTGCTGCGCTCCATCGACCTGGTGGCGCGCGCGGGCGAGACCACGGCGGTGATCGGCTCGACCGGCAGCGGCAAGTCGACCCTGCTCGGCCTGGTCCCCCGGCTGTTCGACGCCACCGAGGGCGAGGTCCTGGTGGACGGCGTGGACGTCCGCGAGGCCGACCCGGCCCTGCTGGCCCGCACCGTGAGCATGGTCCCGCAGAAGCCGTACCTGTTCGCCGGCACCGTCGGCAGCAACCTGCGCTACGGCAAGCCGGACGCCACCGACGACGAGCTGTGGGCGGCGCTGGAGACCGCGCAGGCCAAGGAGTTCGTGGAGCGGCTGGAGGGCGGTCTGGAGGCGCCGATCTCGCAGGGCGGCACCAATGTGTCGGGCGGTCAGCGCCAGCGCCTGGCCATCGCCCGCACGCTGGTCCAGCGCCCGGAGATCTACCTCTTCGACGACTCGTTCTCCGCGCTCGACTACGCCACCGACGCGGCGCTCCGCGCGGCGCTCGGCCGGGAGACGGCGGACGCCACCGTGGTGATCGTGGCCCAGCGGGTGGCGACCATCCGCGACGCGGACCGGATCATCGTGCTGGACGAGGGCCGGGTGGTGGGCTCCGGCCGCCACCACGAGCTGATGGCGGGCAATGAGACGTACCGGGAGATCGTGCTCTCCCAGCTGACGGAAGCGGAGGCCGCCTGA